The sequence below is a genomic window from Lolium perenne isolate Kyuss_39 chromosome 4, Kyuss_2.0, whole genome shotgun sequence.
ttttaatgttcaatgataaaagttggaagctacagcacCTATTgtgatttggttggaaacagaaaatgcctcatattctcttgaataatttgacacttggcaattgttttgagctctcaagtagatcatgattaagttttttcatgtagtttaagcctattagtggagaactactgtagagcttgttaaaattggtttgcatgattggtctctcttaaggtctagatattttctggtaaaagtgtttgagcaacaaggaagacagtgtagagtattataatgcttgcaatatgttcttatgtaagttttgctgtaccggttcatacttgtgtttgctttaaacaaccttgctagcctaagccttgtactgagagggaatgcttctcgtgcatccaaaaccttgagccaaaaactatgccatgtgcgtccaccatacctacctagtatgtggtatttcctgccattccaaagtaaattccttgagtgctacctttaaacaattcaaaatttatcacctctgatttgtgtcaatgttttatagctcatgacgaagtatgtggtgtttatctttcaatcttgttgggcaactttcaccaatggactagtggcttcatccgcttatccaataattttgcaaaaagagctggcaatgggattcccagtcccaaattaatcaaactaaatagacactcctccatggtatgtgattgttggacggcacccgaaggattcggttagccatggcttgtgtaagcaaaggttgggaggagtgtcatcataataaaattaaaataaaagggcactccttcatggtatgagattgttggcaggcacccgaggattcggttagccacggtttgtgaaagaaaggttggaaggagtgccacacaaaaataaaataaaatgggagccgctctttgaaggtttgtctggcaagggggttagagtgcctactaccattcgttgacaacaacaaacacctctcaaaactttacttttatgctctctttatgttttcaaaaccaaagctctagcacaaatatagcaatcgatgcttccctctgcgaagggccattcttttactttatgttgagtcagtttacctacttccttccatcttagaagcaaacatttgtgtcaactgtgcattgattcttacatatttgtatatttgcattcacatattactttgtgttgacaatatccatgagatatgcatgttgaaagttgaaagcaaccgctgaaacttatatcttcctttgtgttgcttcgatgcctttactttgaacttattgctttatgagttaactcttgtggaagacttttgatacttgtcttgaaagtactcttcatgaaaagttttgctatatgttatctatttgttagcaactatagattattgccttgagtcacttcattcatttcatatgctttgtaatagtatgatcaaggttatgtaagtagcatgtcactacagaaattattctttttatcgtttacctgctcgggacgagcaggaactaagcttggggacgctgatacgtctccaacgtatccatactttctgttgttccatgcttgttttatgacaatacttacatgttttgcttgcactttataatgtttttatgcgttttccggaactaacctattaacaagatgccacagtgccagttcctgttttcagccgtttttggttccagaaaggctgttcgggcaatattctcggaattggacgaaatcaacgccaaacctcctatttttcccggaaggctccagaacaccgaagaagagtcggagaggggccagagggccaccacaccataaggcggcgcggctggcacaggccgcgccggcctatggtgaggagccccgtgcaccctctgcgccgcctcttcgcctataaaacccctttcgacctaaaaacacagaccaattgacgaaactccgagaaagactccagggcgcgccgccatcgtcgcgaaactccaattcgggggacagaagtctctgttccggcaccctgccgggacggggaagtgcccccggaagccatctccatcaacgccaccgcctccatcatgctccttgagtagttcccccatggactatgggttctagcagtagctagttggtattctctcctccatgtacttcaatacaatgatctcatgagctgccttacatgattgagattcatctgatgtaatcggtgttgtgtttattgggatccgatggatgatacattatgattagtctatctataaagtttgtgaagttattgttgctgcaatcttgttatgcttaatgcttgtcactagggcccgagtggcatgatcttagatttgagctctatacttattgcttagattgtatctacaagttgtatgcacatgtcactgtccggaaccaaaggccccgaagtgacagaaatcgggacaaccggaggggatggcggtgatgtgagggacacatgttttcacggagtgttaatgctttgctccggtactctattaaaaggagtaccttaatatccagtagtttcccttgaggcccggctgccaccggctggtaggacaaaagatgttgtacaagtttctcattgcgagcacgtatgactatatacggaaaacatgcctacataattaataatctggatgttctgtcttaatgctttgattcctatcaattgcccaactgtaattttttcacccaacacttgttacttgttattggagagttaccactagtgtagatcgctgggaaccccggtccatctttcatcattatatactcgttctacatgtcattggaagtagtatcaactattttctggtgccattgctctcatattgctattactgctgctgtgttactattactattgctctcatattactgctactttcacatcacccctgttactagtgcttttccaggtgcagctgaattgacaactcagttgttaaggcttataagtattctttacctccccttgtgtcgaatcaataaattgggttatactacccgcgaagactgccgcgatcccctatacttgtgggttatcagggtattacggcacaagaatcactggcgacatttgttgtttaatcctagatggatataaacccttgcaatggaacctccaccatatcaacacaatccatggttccattgcccaccacatagtcatattcatagttatgaaaatagtggttttggtttttatgcaatagtgataatcatagtactttgcaagtaaattgttaaagatactcaaatgacatgagaaagtgatgaacttgcctttttttgactgcaagattatacaggcaaggtcttcgatacgtgataactccaaattctgaaatagcatcatcgtccggtgaggacgatgtttaaaagattggcaaggatgcaataatgcataagtatgagatgcaatcgctctaagcgtgacctaaccccgatgatttaggatcagtgagttgtaatgattggttcagggtgtgttgcacttttagaatgactcacaaacaaggttcttattaagaattGGTTGCTTGTTAGAATAAACAGGTACTGTAATAAATCATAATACTAACACTAATAGCACAttacaataacatttggtataatcctaacatgtaatgaatagtggttggttttagcactatatggcatggttaataattaattatcatatacttcaaaagaataacttttgaagaacatgttctttgataaagaacaagtatgataattagggttgtggagttctatggttttctatggttctaattgggttctggagtaagtagtagatggatcacaacctagttggattcatcaacacaaagggcttgtaaggttgagttaagcctggcattctaagcaattattcatacaagattgttgtcaaggttggtttatcttgctagtgatagctggctagggtttataggtccttataagcagggttgaggatgattctttatttgcttcaaaagaataacttttgaagaacatacttcttaaataataagaagtatatcaattagggttgaggtggtttaggttgttctgttggttctattaagtaaggaataattggctcctgaataggatggttgataagtatcttacactagtagggtttaggggAATGATACGTCcagaacgtatctactttcccgaacacttttgctattgtttttcctctaatttgtgtattttggatgcaactaacacggactaacgctgttttcagaactgttctggtgtctcgtttttgtgcagaaatccaactttcgggaaaatcctcggaatttatgcagaaggccctattttcccagaataatgacggagccagaaggacaattaaggtggaggcccgagggccccacaccatagggcggcgcggcccaggggggcccgcgcggccatgtggtgtggccccctcggccagcctccgacgccctccttcagactacttattggcctcgacctaaaaacgcacggggagaagtcgaagtcgccagaaaccctccagaacgccgccacatcgcgaaactccgtcgcgggagccagaagtctccgttctggcactccgccgggacggggaattggaggagatcatcgcctccatcaccgccaacgcctctacatcaaccagcaatgtttcccccatccatgtgtgagtaattcccccgctgtaggccgaaggggatggtagggattggatgagattggtcatgtaatagcataagattgttagggcatagtgcctagtgtccgtagttggtactttgatgatattgttgcaacttgttatgcttaatgcttgtcactagggcccgagtgccatgatctcagatctgaacatgttattgtttcatcaagataatcattgttatggtcttacctataagttgtatacacatgtcgctgtctggaaccgatggccccgaagtgacagaaatcgggacaaccggagggaatggtagcgatgtgaggatcacatgtgttcacggagtgttaatgctttgctccggtactctattaaaaggagtaccttaatatccagtagtttcccttgaggcccggctgccaccggctggtaggacaaaagatgttgtgcaagattctcattgcgagcacgcacgactatatatggaacacatgcctattgattgctttgtacttggacaccgttttattattatctgcaaatgccctgctatgattgttacatgagtttctctcatccatgcaacgcccgtcatccgtccccgtgcctacagtattttaatcctgctgtttactaaaatcactactgctgtctctgttactctgctgctgttatttcactactgctactgctataaaactgttactactgataaactcttgcgagcaagtctgtttctaggtgcagctgaattgacaactctgctgtcaaggcttccaagtgttctttgtctccccttgtgtcgaatcaataaattgggttttacttccctcgaagactgttgcgatcccctatacttgtgggtcatcagggaacACGGTTATGTAATgtgaaatagtaggtatggttgctactagggttcatcacaatggtgtgatgctaaatagggataaacaaggatgatggctttggtactaggatctagggtttacacttggttgaccctactggTTTGTTTAGGTCTGATGataatgaacacatgggatacccatatattagtggtaggtcttctacattttatgtggccaagacaggtatttatttgctactagggttctatgctttgaagaatgtaccatgatcacatgctctaacctagggtttaggttagaagcaatttagggttcacatgtaataatggaactagggttcctaattaatttagggttttaggatttcacATGCAATGATAATGTTGTAATACCATACAataaggaattagggtttgctatttaccatatagttctatgattaataacttcattttaaagtcgaagttattagtaactttggaaataaaaataatactgaatttggcattttattatttttaaacaattaataattaaggtaattattaacttaggttttaaatcctcctaataaggatttaacaaaataacaaataaataaaattagctttaatgttttctttatctacttactggtttttatttaatttggaaagttttcctaattattgaattttaattgaattttagaattaaagaaaaagcttaattaataagtattaaataattaaatttttattaaaaataaaaatttcattttatatttttattggatagattttctttttaggatcattttgatatctaatttgtatttttctgaattataatgaattttctataattatttgaagttgcagcaattttctgTAATTTAAATTAAATGGACAAAACTTTTGGTACCGTGGCAGACCCTAGTAATAGACACTGACCCGTGGGGTCTGTGCCACGTAGGCTGCCACGCGAGCGGCGACTGGTCAAGTTTGACCAGGCGTGTTGACTtcgccggcgtttaaacgccggtggCCACCTGGggacggcgccgccgatttatGGCCTCCCCAGATGAGCGGCTAGGCTCTAACGAACCCCCTCGACACGATAAACACCATGGTGGTGTTGGCCTCTCGAGAAAcacgccggagcatcgccggagatcATGTCCGCGGCGGCGCAGCTCCGGCCAAGTGTCGAAATGGAGCTACGGTTAACCATTGGATGCAATTTAAAGTGCTTTAGGTGCGTATTCATACCCTGAGTCTGATGAAGTGGCCGGTGACGGAGATTGACGACGGAGACAGCGAGAAATTCACCGATTCCGACGAGGTGCTGAGGAAGGAATCGTGGAAATTAGGCCGATTCCAAGCTCCCCGAGATGCGTGCTTCCGCACATCTGCTCAACGCGTCGAGGCGCATCTCCAGAACCACCGCACGGTTGCTGGGGCGGCTCCATTCGGCGGCTTCTTCACCGACTCCGGCGGCTAGTACACGAGAATGGTGTGAGCTGGAGAGCGAGAGAAGATGGGATAGCGGAGATGAACAAGGGCATCACGGCAGTCCTCCTGGTGGTTTTATAGAGCGTGGGATGGTCGGGAACGACGGCACGACGGTGGTGGTCGGCTCAGATACACGACGGCGTTGGCAAGGTATTGGGGCGTGAATCTTGGCGCGTTTGGGATGAGCACGGACGCGAATTCGATGGGGTGAGGTTTTGGAGGGTTTGGCGACGTCCGGGTCGAGCTTATCGTCGAAGGAGACGTGGCCAGGGCGCTCCTCCGCCGTGTCGTTctcagggaagaagaagaagatgtttttcttcttttttataCGAACAGTAAGTGGGTCGGGCTGGGCTGGCTTTGTTGGGCTTCTGTTGGGCTACTGCTGGGTTGCTGTGGGGCTTGGTTGCTGGGCTGCATACTGGGCTGCGGTGCTGGGCTGCCCGACCAGGTAAAGTCCTTCTCCTTTATtccttttctgtttttcttttctgttttctgtttcctatttaaattcatatttgaattcagtACTGTTTGTAATAATTCAATTATGTTGATTCAATCAAGATTTAGTTTACTGACTATTGTATTACTAttctatttgaattcatattttataTTGGATTATTTGTATATATGTGAACTTTACTCAAAATAGCaattagacatgaattgatatttTCACTTAATTTTCCTTTTTTGTTATTGATTCCATTCACTTTAGAAACATAAGAGTTGATATCTTCTTCTCCAGGTATTTCTGAAATTGTGATTATTTCTTAGTTCCTATTTGAGATCTTAATCACTTGCAtgttatttcatgtgagcaacattttattatAGTTTGTAAATTTGATGGTATCCCATATTAAATTAGCAATTGTGTTATGATCTATTAACACTTTGAGCTATCTAGAGTAGATATTACcctcctcaaggttgggtcttaatTATATAGGTAAGTAGTTGATAATCACCCTTATGGTCTTAtttataagatgtatcacaaggggttttctcaggtttaataagtgaagcataagatttcattaatatgccataccagggttctaatgatatttacatAATGGCCATGGGCTttaggtttatattatgatcaccatagtgatacataaactagggttgagatatacttCTAGTTTGTAGAGttgggatgacatcatattgcacTTGCTAGGGTTTATTCttccctaaccaaggtaatatgattACTTTCTTAATTATTtctgttctcctttaattactatGGATTTGAGAATTGATTCTATCTTATTTCTATTAACTTCctttatatccttaatctattaaGAAAGTAATTAAAGTGGCTAtgattctttttatagttaactttggttaatgatgaatggtttctcaccatataaagtatagagtttgattCTAAAGTTTTCTTATGCTCTTAACatcctctacctcaagttcttagggtttatgatcactactcaatttataatgatcaaggttgggcttcctaaggtatctctgctGAATTTggttctcactcccaagatcaagtattgtcttgaataGCAGGGTATAGTACTCCTCTTATAATTCCTTAGGTGGACATGATCATGGCTATCTCATtagatttatatcccaggagaatgcctgagatattatgttggggttttacttaatcaatgatgatataatcatctggttatatggatagCTCTCTTCCtcaaattcaagtgttgcctcaactaacttgagtgtaacatcagatcttgagctctctctcatataggaatggtttattctagggtttatggtgtattcaccaTATCTCAATAGATATCAAGTCTAATACTCCACCTGGCtatcttagttggattagtctcctccctatttcatcaactcatggatattatcttatccaattgggtatttggttatctcactccTCCAAGATAAAATGGTTTACAAATCTAATActatagttcaatggttgtcacttattcttaagtaggtaaagctaagattgatatgaatggtctctcttatttgggaaggactttaatactaacctgagtttaggctccatagagattggtgtgatcatcaatatctatgtttaacataaatggtttctcttaaagatgatgatttaaaTGCATGGATGTATATACAAGGTTTAAGCTTAAGGTtttccattgcttctctaataaatactatagaactctcacctctctaggtttgatgtgtaataacttgaaatgtagaagaatatatacttcttgagtggatctccttgttataattccaatgttgaagtggaatgaataccacgaggttcatggtaggattaaggattagtttaagacatggaaaagataagtgaagaatggtttcccaattattgttacttgatttccaattaattgtaggttcatatgttatggcagggaattccatattatgatcttttataagatcaagcaattgatcgttgagtaaagtgttgttgtgttgattattagttccatttgatctaaccccttagatcaaatcatctctacccaaaacaaggttttatcaaagtcacattgaggtttatagcgcttgacttgatgagctacttcaattccaccaaggtcaagtgaaacttcagttactgtgactgttttactttaaagcgcgaaaattccccggattttctatgcatgaatgcaatgcacacatctgtttcctctatttttgtaaccccaatacctgggatattacatgtaCAAACATCCAGAACTCCCGACGTAGGAGCACGCGCCGCCGTGACGGAGACGAGTCCTGAGGACATAATCCTCCGACATGGTCACCGCAGCCGCCTCGCCGACCCGACCCAGGAAATCCTACCTCGCCAGGCCACCGGACCAGCGAGATCTACTAGGCTACAAGCGCTCCGGCGCCGCCCTAAAGAACACCGCCGAGGTGGGGAGCGAGCTGCAGCCACCTTATTTCCCCCTGACACCGCCTCCACCACCATGACGGCGCCCCTGGGAAGACTACTCCTACTCCTATCTACAGGCCTGAAGCGAAGCCGAGGGGCTCCCCCGTCCTCCCGTCGCCGGAGCAGCGGACGGAGGAGAGGAGAGCCCCCTGGCTCGCCGGCCGTTGATGGCGGAAAACTTGTCGCCTCCCTCTTCGCTCTTCCGGAGAAACAGAGAAGGGGAGCGAAGACCGTGTGAGCCAACTGTAAGCTGGGTTAGACTTGAACTTGCAGAAAACATGATTTATGACTAGTTCTGGTCGGGCTTGTTAGATCGAGTCAGGCTTTCATCTATTCGGGTTAGGTTCGAGCCTAATTTCCAACTCTAAAGGTTGGGCCGGGTTTAGACCTAATTTGCAAGCTCGAAGGTTGAACCGAATTCAGGAATGGGAATTTAGATTCGGGCTTTTTCAGGCCCGGTCCAAAACCCAGCCCGGTTCGAGGAATGCACAGTTGTACATGGAACATATGCTtcttttattttgaaatacatcttagacatattttaaaatattaaaaaatttaaaacaaaAAAATCGTAACTTCACTGATACACACTCACAAAGTTGTTGCGTGAAATAATGGACTTGTCATGTGGCCAatgtaaaaagacaaaattcgaTGCTAAAAATAAGGCTTCTCACATAATTTTTTATCTTTTTTTACACAGACCACAAAATTATCGAATTTTCACGAAACTTGACAAAAATGCATATACATTATGAAGATGCACATGTagatttttttcaaaaaatttTTACTCttcgaaatatattttcctagtaCAAGGATCATATGCACCTCGACCtcggagccgaattgagtttccgCTAGTACGgaagtgatgttttggcacataggagcatatgctcccctcCCTTAGACCCAAAATTTATTTTGAAATGTATCTTAGACATATTTTAAAGAGAAAATTCCAATTTGGTCTATGAAGTTGTCCCGCATCGTTTTGGTCATAAACTTGCAAATCATAAATTTCGGGTCACAAAGTTGCCCCGCGCGAGTGTTTTCATCACTCCGTCATGACGACTATTAGTTTGCTGACACTGGCCCCTAAATTTTTATTTTTCCTAATTTTCTAGTCCTGGGTTTGACATTTTAGGGAAAATTTACATAAAAATAATTGGCCATGTCAGAAAACTAACAGTGGTTGACAGAATAACCAAAATGCTCGTGCAGGGCAACTTCTTAACCCAGATTTCACGATTTACAAGTTCGTGACTAAAGTGCACATTGGAGCAACTTCGTAGGCTAAATAACAAGGTTTTTAGTGATAACAATTGTTCTCTCTTGCAGGTTATATACAGATGTACcagtattctccgttcgtggtctgCACTGCAAAAGGTGGTTAACCGTGATCTCTGTATGGATGTCTTTACACGGTTGAAGGCTACGACGAAAGCTACTTTTTCTCGACATGGGTGGTAGCATAATCTAAGGATCGGTCCACCACTTTCTACATAGGCGATCTACAATTGCTCATGAATGATATGTACTTCACcttttttgttttagtttttgtgATACCTGAGACTTCTGGACGACTGTGTGCATCCTAATTATGAAGAGACCGGATGTAATTGCTTAACTTTGAGTAACAAAGCCTTCATTATCGAAAAAAATCATATAGAAGGATGCAGAAGGCCGCAAAAATCCTTAGCAGCAAAGATAATAACAAACAAAAACTGAGTGAACAAACAGTACAAATTCCCATGTGATTTCCTGGAGTAATGAGAGCTTACATAAAAAACAGCACAATTTCTTTTTGTGAAGAAAAGAGTACAAAATTGGTGTGATTTCCTGGAGTAATAAGAACAACTGTCTAGTATTATAAAAAGAAAGAATATGGGTGTGATGACACGCTTCTTAACAGCGGAAATAGGGAAATACAACGGTCGACGGTTATCAAATGGACAACACTAGACAGTAGCCTGGCCTATTCTTCCATATACCCCCTTAAGACGGCGGGTTGGTTGAAAAACGCACTGGCATGTTCTTCCATGAGCCAGACGACAGTCGTGAGCTCGCTGCCATGGCTGATCTGTTTGGCATGGGCCTCTCTCTTGCATCGGACGGATGCCAAGATGAGAAGACGCACCCATGTATCTAAGATGAGTGCCAACACTTTGGGAATATCAAACTCACCACCTTGGCATGAGGATTCCAGATCTGGCATCAGACGCTTCAGTTTATCCATGGCGACACGGTAACGATTTTCATAACCAGATATCACAGCAGGTTTGTCAGGATTGCCTGCATCGGCAAGTTGTACCATCAGCTTGGAATATAGAACTCCATGCGAGATGACGATGCTCGACTCTACTTGAACCTGCATGACAGGCTTGGGAGGAAGCAGGTGCCTCCATCTCGAAAATAATAAAGGCTTTTCAGGATCTTCATCAGGATGATCAGGATCGTATGCATATAAAGCTTCAACCAATTTAGGCTTGTCGGAGTGCATGAGGCACAAAGCCATGGTGGTTGCTTCGTATAGGCTGCGTAGCTCGAAACCGGGTATTGTGTCAGGGTGTAGAGCAACGAGGAACGCCATGTAATTTGACAGCGCCTTGATCGCATTCAGATATGCAGATGATGATTCTGCATCGAGGGTAATGTGCAACAGGAAAACATCCGTAAAGACATGCCAAGTAAGGATCATTTCTTGGAGTTCTGCACTGAAGTTGAGAGCATCGTCTAATTTCTTCCGCCTCCTGGCAGTATCATCATACAATTCAGGACGAAAACCTGGCCATTCTCTACTAGATGGCATCATCGCCACAGGCTCCTCCAAGCCATTCTCGTAGGGTGTGGACTCAATCTCATTTTCTGCACTTGGAAGGTGAATCTTCTTCACTACCTTCCATACATGTTTGaacaccaactctttgacatcctCTGAAATCACTAGGGTCTCAGAATAAAACCATTTGTTCAACCAATCCTCGAGCCCCATCATCTTAGCCACAATGTTTGTTAGCTTGGTATTGTCACGAGAGCTGAAACGCAACAAGTTAAACTGTCCAATGGATCCTGACCACCCTCTGTTGCTTGCAGCAGCCTTGACATGCCGACGAAGATACAGGATGGCAAGACCAAGCCTACTCCACTTAAGATTCAGCAAGAAATTACATGTCCAAGTTGATCCCAAAGCACTGAACGCCGACGCGATGTCCAGGAGGAAGGCACCAACCAACAAGATGTAAGTGATTGCAACATCGGTTCCACTATAACAATTTCCGGTGTCGCTTAACTGAAACCGTACAAACACGGTGGCAGTGGCGAGCATTGAGAAGACACGAACACAGTAACCATACCAAGTGTGAACCGCCGCAGCCTTGGTGTAGAGGATGTCATACATGAGGGAGAGTTCCATCTCCACAACCTTAAAGGTAGCCTTCCAGTTCCAATTCCAGTTCAAGTTGGACCAATCAAAAATCGGATGAGAAGTTAAAGCCACAGGAAAATTAACAATCCCGGCCTTGCAAAGAGGGAGCATGCCTTGAGCAAACAGCACGAGCTCTTCGTCATCACGCTCTTGTGCCCTAACTCTCTGGGACGGAAGCGCACGATAGTAATAAGGGAGATCATGAGGTTTCCTGATAGAGCTCCGGATGC
It includes:
- the LOC127346580 gene encoding uncharacterized protein, which encodes MAGGPIQLWNQWAIQILILFSFVLQIFLFVFARARRRGSSAVLTILLWLAYLMADSTAVYTLGHLSITDSPSEHRIVVFWAPFLLVHLGSQDTITAYALEDNQLWPRHLLTLGVQASGVSYVLYKHYAGIPRSLRFSTVLMFIVGVIKYMERIWALKSATLDSIRSSIRKPHDLPYYYRALPSQRVRAQERDDEELVLFAQGMLPLCKAGIVNFPVALTSHPIFDWSNLNWNWNWKATFKVVEMELSLMYDILYTKAAAVHTWYGYCVRVFSMLATATVFVRFQLSDTGNCYSGTDVAITYILLVGAFLLDIASAFSALGSTWTCNFLLNLKWSRLGLAILYLRRHVKAAASNRGWSGSIGQFNLLRFSSRDNTKLTNIVAKMMGLEDWLNKWFYSETLVISEDVKELVFKHVWKVVKKIHLPSAENEIESTPYENGLEEPVAMMPSSREWPGFRPELYDDTARRRKKLDDALNFSAELQEMILTWHVFTDVFLLHITLDAESSSAYLNAIKALSNYMAFLVALHPDTIPGFELRSLYEATTMALCLMHSDKPKLVEALYAYDPDHPDEDPEKPLLFSRWRHLLPPKPVMQVQVESSIVISHGVLYSKLMVQLADAGNPDKPAVISGYENRYRVAMDKLKRLMPDLESSCQGGEFDIPKVLALILDTWVRLLILASVRCKREAHAKQISHGSELTTVVWLMEEHASAFFNQPAVLRGYMEE